The genome window CTTGCGATTGGGGCCGGCCGAGCCGACAGGGCTGGCTATCCCGATAGCAGACGGTCCACTACTTGCTTTGGACTTCAAAGAGTACATCTGTTCTGCCTAAATTTGCTTCCTCAGTTTACATTTGAAATAGTGATCGCTTTATTTTAAACTTCGAGGGGCACTTATTCATGAGATTACATACTTAAACTTCTCTTTGATGATTTCCATCAGTCATATGATAATTTTAAAGGGTAGAAATATATTCCAAATTGAATTTAGTAATGTAATTTGACatgagtgggttgctctagtggtaagcaccttCCATTTCGTCGTTTTTTATGAAGTTGCCCGTCAGCATGCCTGCTTATCCTCTGCAGATATTTTGGTCATTTTAGTTATAACTGTGCAGTATTTTGTTATTCTTTAGGCTTTAATGCTTTTCTTGAGGATTACAAATGTCTAATATTCGCTCAGCAAAGGTAATAATTTCATGAAATGAATTGTTGCTCAACATTTTTAGTGCATTTTTATTTATATGATATAAGAgtagtttttaatttttataaacTATATATCTTGCAAATGGATATCATGTttctgttgaggtttttgttatttaagatgaaatagtcttaaaatgagggtgaatggaaaatggaggaaaaatgaaatttttgagtaaaattttaagtttctccctcttgacaatgagacattgtcccatattggaagaggaaaagatttttggtgggtatatatataattgctcttcttgtagctcttaaagagttaagaagaaagcaagcctcgcgccgtcattgtcatcgctcggctcggctttggCTTCGGAttttccagaattattatttacaaatacagcaatattggcgggaataacaattttaaggaatttaatatttatttctgtatttgtattattcttattattctgcaaactaaaccttttgaggttttgtgtactcccattttggagagtaaagctttcgtggcgttttgttggagattaaaatctacgtgatttttactccagtttaaAAACgattattaaacgtttgtttgtgtcattcttttacaggaAAAATGACggctgaaagcgaaaaccaagctgctccgacggtgactgccaacgcatcgacaagatgaacaccggcgttggcaccggcagaaaaactcgaaaaaattttcgggattgatttcaagcgctggcagcagaagatgttcttctacttaactacgttatgtctacagaatttcatcaaggaagatgttcctgatctgccagataaaactccagagaatgaacgctttatcgtgattgaagcgtggaagcattccgattttttatgcaagaattatattcttagcggactggatgataatctgtataatgtatacagtggcgtagagacgtcaaaagaattgtggaatgcgcttgaaaagaaatataaaactgaagatgccgggatgaagaaattcgttgccgcaaaatttttggactacaaaatggtagatagcaagtctgttattacccaagtctaGGAATTGCAAGtaattattcatgatctacttgctgacggtcttgtcatcaatgaagcattccaagtagcagcaatgattgagaagttgcctccgttgtggaaggacttcaaaaattatttgaaacacagaCGAAAGGAAATGttccttgaagatctcattgttcggttgagaatcgaagaggacaataaagctgctgaaaggagaggccatagaaattcaacaataatgggagcaaatattgttgaagataacaaaaagagaaagaaggcttctggtccgaaatacaacccaagcaagaagcggttcagtggaaactgctacaactgtgaaaaaatcggacacaaatctacggagtgtcgtgctccgaagaaagataagaaaaggggtcaagcaaacatggtagtaaaccatgatgatgttgataattTGTGTACCATGCTTTTTGAAtataacttggtgggaaatcctaaactgtggtggtttgattcaggagccactcgccatgtttgtgcagttagagaagcttttacTACTTATGCTCccgctggacccggagagacagtttatatgggaaatgcttcaacagcaaaagttgaaggatatgggaagatatttctgaaaatgacttctggcaaggtcatgactttgaacaatgtccttcatgttcctgaaatgagaaagaatttagtctctactggacttcttgttaagcacggttttaagtgcgtttttgtgtccaacaaggttgtcataagtaataatgaaatatttgtaggaaaaggttacctcaccgagggccttttcaatctgaatgtaatgattgtggaaaacaataataatatttcagcttcttcttacctacttgagtcaaatgatttatggcatgtacgtttgggtcatgtcaattataaaaccttgtagaaaatgattaacttggaagtactgcctaagtttgaatgcgaaaatcaaaatgtcaaacatgtgtggaatctaagtatgttaaacatccttataagtcagttgaaaggaattcaaatcctttagacttaattcacacagatatttttgacatgaagtcaataccatctcgcggtggaaagaagtatttcataacttttattgacgatggtactcgatattgctatgtttacttactgaatagtaaagatgaagcaatagacgcattcaggcaatacaaaaatgaagttgaaacgcaacttaacaagaaagtaaaaattataagaagtgataggggtggtgaatatgaatctccttttgaagaaatatgtttagaatatggaattattcatcaaacaacaaccccttacacgccccaatctaatgggattgcgaaaagaaagaatcgcacattaaaggagatgatgaacgcgttgttgataagttctggtttttCACAGAACTtatggggggaagccattcttacggctaatcgaatattaaatcgagtgccccatagcaaaacacaatccattccatatgaaaaatggaaaggaaggaagcccaacttgaattattttaaagtgtgggggtgtttggcaaaagtaaaagttcctaaacccaaaagggtaaagataggaccgaaaaccgttgattgtgttttcataggatatgcgacaaatagtaaagcatatcgatttctggtttacaaatcagaaaatcccgacattcataataatacggttatagaatcagataatgctgagttctttgaaaatatatatccgtataaaaaggaatgtgagtcgtttggtgaaggatctaaacgacctcgagaagaaacaaaagaaagtatatgtaatcaggaggatccaagacgtagtaaacgtcaaagaacgtctacttcatttggaccagattttgtgactttcttattggaaaataagcctcaaacatttaaagaagctatgacttcttcagaatcattgttttggaaagaggcagtcactagtgaaatagaatccatattgaacaaccatatatgagaattggttgatcttcctcctgaaaataaacctttgggttctaaatggatttttaagagaaaaatcaaagatgatggcactattgataaattcaaggcaagactcgtagtcaaagggtatagacaacgagaaggtctagactactttgatacatactctccagttacaagaattacgtccatacatatgttagtagcattagctgcagtgtatggtcttgaaattcatcaaatggatgttaagacggccttcttaaatggagagttggaggaagaaatttacatggaacaacctgaagggtttgtggttccaggtaaagaaaagaaggtttgtagacttgttaagtctctttacggactaaaacaagcacctaaacaatggcatgagaaatttgaccaaacaatgttgtcaaatggttttaagataaatgaatgtgataaatgtgtgtacattaaaaatgttccaaattacatagtcattgtttgcctatatgtggatgatatgctgataatgagtaatgacattgccaacataaattctactaagcgtatgctcaatagcaagtttgatatgaaagacttgggagttgctgatttaattctgggaattaagatccataagactcctcaaggtctggcattgtcacaatctcattatattaagacagtacttgaaaaattcaagcacttgagctttaaagttgcaaagactccaattgacgtgaatcttgcattaacaaagaataaaggccaaagcatatcacaattggattatgctcgtgtgttgggatgcttaatgtatatcatgaattgtacacgactagatatagcttgtgctataagtaaactgagtcgatatacgagcaatccaggccaatctcattggatggcaatgaaacgagttttgggatatttagaacatacccagaactttgacttgcactacagtaaattccctgcggtgattgagggatactgtgatgcaaattggatcaccggttcaactgattctaagtccacgagtggatatgtattcactattggtggaggagcggtatcttggaagtcgtccaaacaaacatgtattgcccgctctacaatggaggctgaattcatagccttagataaagccggtgaagaagctgaatggctccggaatttcttggaagacattccattttggcccaaaccgttggcaccaatatgcatacattgtgatagtcaagcggcaattggaagggctgggagtgttatgtataacggtaaatctcatcatatacgacgaagacataaaatcgttaggcaattactctctagaggaattatcacgattgactatgtaaagtcaagtgataatgtgtcggatccacttacaaaaggcctaactagagaggtagttgagaaatcattaaggggaatggggctatggccgagaacaagtcattgtggcggtaactctacctagaagactggagatcccaagatctaggttcaaggagatcaaacaaagtcattaatgatggttcaacattgtcaaataaaattttagtccgttctcgtgatgagacaatgttcagtaccaaggataaagtattaaggctttttaatgatttctaaatttgatacggggtatatcaaatagtgtatctacaggatgacacgtttaggaatcacctatgtaagtgtgaagtgttagccgcttcaaggagaactttgtaaggccagttctctatgcacttatgaaaccaggcggtgttcatggctgaaacgaacataacaatgagaaccaaagacggttaagggttgattgtgtgacttatggttgtctaggtatacaccaaagatcgtcggttcaaagatatcatatctaccgattgaccgagtatatccgacataagttcactacggaaagttcaaagagaaacctacttatccagatgcgattaatccttgcttgcaaatcacactgtttttccatgcatacttccgtgatatagccattccccattcatgtgggagattgttgaggtttttgttatttaagatgaaatagtcttaaaatgagggtgaatggaaaatggagggaaaataaaatttttgagtaaaattttaagtttccccctctagacaatgagacattgtcccatattgaaagaggaaaagatttttggtgggtatatatataattgctcttcttgtagctcttaaagagttaagaagaaagcaagcctcgcgccgtcgtcgtcgtcgctcgctcggctcggcttcggctacggctacggctacggcttcagATTCGGCTACAGCttcagattcggatttggatttggatttggtcaaatgattgattgattaattttttggaccaaatttatttgttaatagtaaatattaacgtaagattatccgcatttgtaacggatatgttccaatccgtgtattgaccaccagttgcaatagcagccgcctaatgctcttcccaccatggccaagtgcttgctccacaaacaagctagtgcatgctccaccatggagggtggagggtcgttcatctttaAAGctagctgctatatatatgtgcagcagctgttgaagaaagatacgaACGAAAAACGGAAACACCAACAAAACTGAAATTCGCTCAACTTTCGACTTTGGATTTTTAACGAAAAATCGGGTTTACCTATACTCACTGTTTGCAGGTCTTTCCAATTGCACGTCTGATATAAAATGCATTTTCAGATTGGGATTGTTACATAAATAACCTGTtagatttaatatttattttttataactgatatacatatattatacattgttatatatatgtacatatattgGTCAGAAAATTGACACTTAAACTCTAAACTGCTCCGTGCAACTTCTTTTAAATTAAGTAGCCCAAATAATCATAGAGCAGGAAGGAAGGAAAGTTttacagctttgactatagctaTTGGGTTCGGGCTTTACCCGGTCTCATCGTAAATGGGGATAACCAGGTAGCTCATGGTCAACGTGTTTACCTGGCCACCTCGAAGATGAAATTATAATTTGTTATTACAGTTATTATCCGTTTGATTTCTCTTACCAGACTTAACACTTCCTGAAAAACTCTATCTGCAAACACCTCTTATCTTCACACATCTGCTCCCTCACTCCTCCCTTCTGACcatagttattttcttagtcaaCTTTAAGCCCTCATACTATGTTGCATAACTGATGCATTGGCTACCTTATTTTGTCCAGTTTAGTGCTGCCTGAGAAAGACTTGTTTATAATGCAGTGTACTATTCATCTGTACGAGTattccaaaacatttatatgcttGAATTTGATTTTGAACTTTCTGCCTTAATTTGTTATTACCTTTGTATTGTTGTAAAGTAATTAACAAGAATTATGTAACATATTTTTCAATATGAACTACCGGTATAGTTCAATAAAGAAATGCCACTAACCTGAGATTCCAATACATCGGTGTAGTTGATTGATGAACATATTTTTGTTGATGAAAAAAGTTAATCATCATAGATCTTTTGTCGGCATAGCTAACATGGTGTTGTAACTATGTAATCTGCCTGTATATACGTATTTTGTAGGCTGCCAACTTGTGTTTGACTGGTAACACAAATGAGAACCTGCAACTTTTTTAGGCTGCCATAACACCATTACTAACGACCTCTTATTTCCAACATTGCAGAAAACATGGAAAATGCACTTTGCTTTAGTAACTTATTGCCATGTATATTTACATTTTTGTTAGCCCGTAAAACATATTAGTCCTGTAACTAATGCAAATAGTGATTACTGAAAACTcaacccgaaaatatgagcttcCGGAGTCCTTATCCAATAGTACTTATCTATTGAAGTTATTACCTATTTGACTAGCCAGAGTAAATAGAAATAAAACTAACTTTTTTTGGATGGGTaaaaatagaatgataaataaatagAAAAAGTTATTGCTTGTCCATTACAGACATGGGATCCAAAGGAGTATTCAAAGAGCTATTTTACGATGAGTTTAATATAGTTATCTTAATCTCTTTTCATCCCTCCCGATTGAGTTTTGCAGACTATATCTCAAATAATAATACATCTCATAGAAATTTATTCAttgtttttataaaataatataaatttgggTCCGGGCCCAGGGCCATTCTCTATACGTAGAAAGTATAAATATGTCCCCAAATGAATAACGCTAGCCGTGAAAGAAATTATATAAAAAGTTGATTATACTATGATATTAAGAGTCAAAATAGTTAAAATGCAAACTCACAAAAATACATAAATCACCTACACGCGCAACACGAAGACTATTTCACATGCACCATGCTCTTCCATATAGATATCATCCGATGGATATTTGGTCAAGACTATATAAGAATACAATCTTCAAACAATAAAAGACAAACAAATTGATCAATTGCATTTGGGAGGAAGTGTTAACCAGTAAAATTGAGACTTTTTCTTGCTAACATGTGGGCATGGGAGGGATACTGATAGGCTCTGTGTTTCCAAATTGAATACATAAAGACGACGGTCTTCGTGCTTAGTGAAGTAGATGGATTCTCTCTTGAGATTAGTACCTTTTGTGGAGCAAATTGTTCCCCTATAATCCTCTAGAAAAATTGCAGTTTCGCCAATGCTTTTTACCTTTACCCACGCTTTTTCTGTAAAATCAAATCGAAACACCAGAAAGCCGTATATCTCCTGCATTTGCCATCCATGATACAACATGTGAACATATAACAACGTGTCATTATCGTATTGAATGAGGTTACACGCATAGTATGGCATGTCTAAGAATTCTCCAAAATCATCCGGGGGTTGGTTAACCATTGGTGTAGCTGTTACTATTCCTGAGTCATGATCTAGATCGAAAAGTACTAGAATTTCTCTTTGAAAAGATAATCCATAAAGCTTTCCTCTGAAAATAGTCCAGAACCACATTATGCTATTTTTGCTAATTGGTTGTAAATCATATTTGTGAAATTCTTGATTATACGTCCCTGGCTTACAAAAATAAAGTGAAGACGGGGGGTCAAAGAAGAGAATGCAACATTCAGGCTCATGGGGTGGAGCGGACAAGAGGCATTGTAGTTCGTTGTATCTAGTATCTGGGAGTGGTGGGAGTtgaattttgtcatttgaaataGGATTCCAAATGTAGCAATCTCCAGAATTAGAGTCAAGTAATACCAGCCACCCATGAGCACATTCACATATCTTTTTGTTTCGAAGCTCTGGTATAGTTCGCATGTAATACCGATCTTCTGAGATGCTGAAAAATGTTTGCTTTTGCTTGTCAGCTCCATGAAAAATAACAAGCCAAGGGTGTTGTTGTGGAGAGGAAGGAGGTTCACCATATTTTTTCATGACTTTTTTTCTTTCtgcaaaagaaaaagagaataaTATTATTAATGTATTGCTAATAACCTATTAATTACAAAGAATTAGGTAGAGTTAATTAAGTGTTTTAAGCTAGTCGATTAATATCATTCGATTCAAGAAAGAGTATATTTTTGTTGAACaaaatttttgaaagaattaAGAGGACCCAAATTACTTAACAATTTGAAGATTAATGAACTGTGTTCAATTCGTAAGTTTTTAATTTTGTATATCCATATTGGCATTAAATCaaggttttatttttatttcatccAAAATATGGACAAAAATTTCGATCTACTAGTTGCTAACTTAGATCACGTACACAGCACAACAAGTTATATATCGAGATATTAATTGCAAATCTTGAAACTTATATATAATGACCTAAAATtaagaaaactaatatacatTTGGAAATTAACGCAAAATACCAGTACTGAAATAATAACTGAAAGAACAAGAAAACCAACGAGAGGAGCAGACACAAATTAAAAAAACTTACCTTCTCGATTAACCTCGTATGCTTTTGGTGAAAACTTGTAAGAATAATGAACAAATCAGCTTAAATAGAATGAGTGGTTTCCTAGTTCAAATACAATAAGGAAAGGAGTCAGCTTTAAATAAGGAAAGGAATTCTTTTCCAAGTTCAAATAGAATAAGTAATGAAGTTCAAAAACAGTAGAGGTTTGGAGATACAACGTGATAGATGAAAACTTGGAGAGGGAACAAATAACTAGTTTGGA of Nicotiana tomentosiformis chromosome 7, ASM39032v3, whole genome shotgun sequence contains these proteins:
- the LOC138896335 gene encoding uncharacterized protein: MKKYGEPPSSPQQHPWLVIFHGADKQKQTFFSISEDRYYMRTIPELRNKKICECAHGWLVLLDSNSGDCYIWNPISNDKIQLPPLPDTRYNELQCLLSAPPHEPECCILFFDPPSSLYFCKPGTYNQEFHKYDLQPISKNSIMWFWTIFRGKLYGLSFQREILVLFDLDHDSGIVTATPMVNQPPDDFGEFLDMPYYACNLIQYDNDTLLYVHMLYHGWQMQEIYGFLVFRFDFTEKAWVKVKSIGETAIFLEDYRGTICSTKGTNLKRESIYFTKHEDRRLYVFNLETQSLSVSLPCPHVSKKKSQFYWLTLPPKCN